The nucleotide window CGTCATCATGAATCGCATCGGCCAGCCTGACGCCAAGCAGTTCGGCACCGATGGCGCAGGTCAATTGTTCGACTTGCATGGCAGTGCCCTCCTCAGATGACGAAGATCGACGAGCCGGTGGTCTTGCGCGACTCCAGATCACGGTGCGCCTGAACTGCGTCCTGCAAGGCGTAGTGCTGGTTGATCTCGATCTTGATGCGGCCACTGCCCACATGGCCGAACAGCTCGCCTGCCAGGGCGGCTTTCTCGGCAGGGTCGGCGATATAGTCGGCCAGGGCCGGGCGGGTCAGGAACAACGAGCCCTTGATCGCCAGGATCTGCGGGTCGAACGGCTCGATGGTGCCAGAAGCGGTGCCCACGCAGACCATCAGGCCACGGCGCTTGAGCGAGTCCAGCGAGCCCATGAAGGTAGTGCGCCCGACGCTGTCGAACACCACGTTGACGCCAACCCCGTCGGTCAGCTCGCGCACGCGTTTGGCCACGTCTTCGTGGCTGTAGTTGATGGTGTGGTCGCAACCATGGGCACGCGCCAATTCGGCCTTGGCGTCGGTGGACACGGTACCGATCACGGTCAGCCCCAGCAGCTTGGCCCACTGCGAGACGATCAACCCGACACCACCCGCAGCGGCGTGCAGCAGGATGCTGTCCCCTGGTTTGAAGTCGTACAGGCGACGCATCAGGTACGAGGCCGTGAGGCCGCGCATGGTCATGGCCGCGGCCGTTTCGAACGCGATGGTTTCCGGCAGCTTGATCAGCGGCGCGGCAGGGATCAGGCGCTCGGTGCTGTAGGCGCCGAGGGTATTCATGAAGCCGGTGTAGGTCACCCGGTCGCCAACCGCGACGTGGCTGACACCCTCGCCCACCGCCTGGACCACGCCGGACGCTTCCACGCCCATGCCGTTGGCCAGCGGGATCGGGTAGGTGCCGTTACGGAAATAGGTGTCGGCGTAGTTCAAGCCGACCGCCACATGGCGCAGGCGCACCTGCCCAGGGCCCGGTTCGCCGACTTCGACGTCTTCGTAGCGCAGGACCTCAGGCCCTCCGGTTTCGTAGAAACGTACCGCTTTGGCCATGCCAATCTCCCTTCTTGTAGTTTTTGTTGAACAGCAATATCCGTCTTGAAGGGCAATTTAGGCCGTTGCGCAATGCGCCGCTTATCATCGGACGACAACGGTTTTTCAGTTCATGACAGCGCCCCCGGTTTCAGTGCCGGGGCGCGGCTGGCATGGCTCAGAACGCCGAAATACCGCCATCCACGGCGATTGCCTGGCCGGTCATGTAGCTGTTTTCGCGGGCGCACAGCATCAGCATGGCCGCAACGATTTCGTCGGGGGTACCCAAGCGCTTCATCGGCGAGCCCTGGGCGAGAAACGCCTGTTCCTCGCCCACATCGCTCCCGGTAACCATGGGCGTGGCGCTGTAGAACGGGCACAGCGCATTGACGCGGATGCCTCGGCGGGCGTATTCGACCGCCGCGGTTCGGGTCAGTCCCACCACTGCATGCTTGGCAGCGGCATAGGCGGCCAGCCTGGGCGCACCGCCAAGCCCGGCCATGGAAGCGATGTTGAGGATGACCCCGCCGCCTTGCGGCAACATCTGGCGGAGCTGTTGCTGCATGCAGAAGAACACGCCCTTGGTGTTGACCGCGTAGCTGCGGTCCAGCTCTTCTTCGGTGGTGTCGACGAAGCGCTTCATCGGCGTAAGGATGCCGGCGTTGTTCACCCCCACATCGAGGCGGCCGAAGTTGGCCATGGCCGCGTCCACCAGCGCCTTGACCTGCACCTCATGGGTCACGTCGCACGGCACCGCCAGCACTGTGGTGCCGGCCTCGCGCAAGGCGCCGGCCACCCGCTCCAGGCCCGTCAAGTTGCGGTCGCCGAGCACCAGGCGGGCGCCCAACCCGGCCAGGCGCTCGGCCAACAATGCGCCAAAACCGCTGGCGGCGCCGGTGATCATCACCACCTGGTTGCGATAGCTGTCCAGGTTCATCCGGCCACCCCCGGCGCGGTACGGGCGAGGATCTTCTTCGCCAGGCTCATGCGGTGCACTTCGTTGGGGCCGTCATAGATGCGGAAACTGCGCGCATCGCGGAAAATCCGCTCGACGATAGACTCGCCGGTAACGCCCTGCCCGCCGAGCACCTGCACACAACGGTCGATCACCCGCCAGATGGCCTCGGAGCTGAGCACCTTGGCCATGCTCGACTCGAAATTGCCGCGCTCGCCCTGGTCCAGTACCCAGGCGCAGTGCCAGATCGACAGGCGCGTGGTGTGCAGGTCCATTTCGTTGTCGGCGAGCATGAAGCCCACGCCCTGATGCTCGCCCAGCGGCTTGCCGAACGACACCCGGTGGCTTGCGTAGTGGCAGGCTTCGTCATGGGCACGACGGGCCTGGCCGAGCCAGCGCATGCAATGGGTCAGGCGCGCCGGGGCCAGGCGCACCTGGGCGTAACGGAAGCCTTTGCCCACTTCGCCAAGCACATCGCTGGCGGGAATGCGCAGGTTGTCGAAGCGCAGCACCGCGTGGCCGCCGGCGAAACAACTGTCGAGCGAGTCCATCATGCGCTCGAGGATGAAACCGGGGCGGTCGGTGTCGGTGAGGAACATGGTCGCGTTGCCGTCTTCCATGCGCGCCATGATGATTGCCACTTGCGCGCCTTCGGCACCGGTGATGAACCACTTCTGGCCATTGATGACGTAGTCGTCGCCGTCGCGTACGGCCTGGGTGGTGAGCATCGACGGATCGGAGCCGGCACCCGGGCTGGGCTCGGTCATGGCGAAGCAGGAGCGGATCCGGCCCTGCACCAGTGGCTTGAGCCAGCGGTCTTTTTGCGCAGGCGTTGCCACTTGTTCCATCAGGTGTATGTTGCCTTCGTCGGGGGCATGGATGTTCAGGGCCACCGGCCCAAGCGGCGAATAGCCGGCCTCTTCGAAGATGATCGCCTTCTCGATGTGGCTCAGGCCCAGCCCGCCCATCTCTCGCGAGGCATGCGGAGTGAGCAGGCCGTGTTCACGGGCGCGCTCGATCAGCACCTGGCGCAGCTCGGGCGACGGACCGTGGAGTGTCTGGCGCGGGTCGCGCTCCAGGGGGATGACGACGTCAGCAACGAACTGCCGTACTTTGGCTTGCAGGGCAGTCAACTCGGCAGACAGGGCGAAATGCATGGCGGTATTCCTTAACAGGGTCATCAGGGGTCAGGCGAGCAGGCGACGCGGGTCGATGGAGGCGTGCACGTGCTCCATGACGGTCTGGTCGATCGTTGCCTTGGCAGGGTCGTAGGCTGAGTAGTTGAGGGTGCGGATGTAGGCACGCAGCACCTGCGGGCCAGCCATGTCGATGTCGACGATGTTCAGGCAGGCCGGGTCTTGCTCGAAGGCAGCCAAGGCACCAAGGCCGGCGCCGCAGGCCCAGGCCAGAAGAATGCGGTTGACCGCATCGTGGCTGACCAGCAGCAGCGCGTTCCAGTCAGGTGCTTCCAGCAACTGCTGGAAGCTGCCCAGCACGCGTTGCCGGAACGCGGCCCAAGGCTCGCCGCGCAAGAAGGCTGCGTCGGGGCGATCGGCGAGCTGGTAAGCATGGGCCACTTCACGATGCAGGTATTCACGGGGGATTTCCCGCAAGCGGCCGGCACGGATTTCACGAAACCCGGCGCGCTCCTCCACAGGCTGGACGCGGCCGCCCAGGAGCTGGTCGAGGGTTTGCCGGGTGCGCGGGTAGTCTGAGCACACGGCGCGGTCGAATGGCGTGTGCGCCAGCACCTGGCCCAGCGCCTGGGCCTGGGCTACGCCCTTGGCCGACAACGCCACGCTGCGTGGGTCGAGGGGGCGGCCGCTGGCGTCGAAGTAGTCGACATGGCCATGGCGCACCAGGTAGCAGCGGCGTCGGCGCACGGGCTGGGCAGGCTGTTCAGTCATGGGCCAATACCTTGGGGTTAGTGATGCTCAGTTGTGCACGGTTGATGGTGCGCAGTGCCGCCATCAGGCGGGCGCGGGGCTCGCCGGCCTGGTCGTAGGCACCCTGGCGAATATGCTGGGCGAGTTCGCTGCGGGCTTGCTCGAGCGAGGCCTGGCCTTGCAGCAGACCGGCCATGGCCTGGCGTTCGATGTCGGCACAGGCCGCACCCTGGGCGGCCTCGCGGCTGGCGATCAGCAAGGCGCTGGCCACCATCCGCGCCTCGTAGTGCAAGTGCGCCGGCAATGCGGGCAACAACTGTCTGAGCACGGCGTCACGCGCCGTCAGCAGCAAATCCTGGGCATCGGGCTGGTTCATGCGCGGCCTCCTTGGGTGAGCAACAGCAGTTCCTGTTCGAGCTCGCTGACCATGCGCCCGGTCAACACCAGTTCCAGCGAGCGTTGCTGGCCTGAGGCATGGCGTTCGGCCTGCTGCAGGGCGATTACCGCCCAGCGCAGGTGGGCCATGACCTGCCAGAAACGCAGCGTTTCTTTGTCCAGGTCGAGTGGCGAGACGCTGCGGTAGCCGGCGAGCAGGTCGTCCAGGCGGCCGATGCCGCCCGCCGCCAGGTCCGGCCGGGTAAACCGCCAGCAGCGTGCGGTGAACCAGCCCAGGTCTTCGCGGGGGTCGCCCCAGCCGGCGAATTCCCAGTCCAGCACACCGCAGAGCTCCCCTCCCTCGACCATGTAGTTGCCTGTGCGGTAGTCGCGGTGGATCAGGCAGGAGGCAAGGGGCGCAGGCTTGTTCAGCTCGCACCAGCGCAGGCCCCATTCGATGATCGGGTGGCTGCCCGGCAAAGCATCGAGGAACAGACGGTACTGGTCGACGCTGGCCTGCACGGCGTCGGCCACCGGTGCAGGCAGGAACGCCAGCGCCGCTTGCGGTGGGCGCAGTTGGTGCAAGCGTGCGAGGTTGGCCCCAAGCGCCCGGCACAGCCCCGGGTTGCCCTCGGGGCCGCCTTGGCTGCTGGTCAAGCGGTGGCCGCCAGCGTGGCCGGCCAGGGCCTGCATGATGAAGAAATCGCGGCCGATCACCTGTGGCGTCTGGCACAGCCACAGTGGCTTGGGCACCTTCACACCCACGTGGTGAGCAGCGCTGAGCACGGCGAACTCCTGCTCGCGGCTCATGCTGGCGGCCACGGCGGAAGCCGCATCGGTGCGCAGTACCCAACGCTGCGGCACTCCGGCAACCTCGGCCTT belongs to Pseudomonas putida NBRC 14164 and includes:
- a CDS encoding SDR family NAD(P)-dependent oxidoreductase — translated: MNLDSYRNQVVMITGAASGFGALLAERLAGLGARLVLGDRNLTGLERVAGALREAGTTVLAVPCDVTHEVQVKALVDAAMANFGRLDVGVNNAGILTPMKRFVDTTEEELDRSYAVNTKGVFFCMQQQLRQMLPQGGGVILNIASMAGLGGAPRLAAYAAAKHAVVGLTRTAAVEYARRGIRVNALCPFYSATPMVTGSDVGEEQAFLAQGSPMKRLGTPDEIVAAMLMLCARENSYMTGQAIAVDGGISAF
- a CDS encoding quinone oxidoreductase family protein translates to MAKAVRFYETGGPEVLRYEDVEVGEPGPGQVRLRHVAVGLNYADTYFRNGTYPIPLANGMGVEASGVVQAVGEGVSHVAVGDRVTYTGFMNTLGAYSTERLIPAAPLIKLPETIAFETAAAMTMRGLTASYLMRRLYDFKPGDSILLHAAAGGVGLIVSQWAKLLGLTVIGTVSTDAKAELARAHGCDHTINYSHEDVAKRVRELTDGVGVNVVFDSVGRTTFMGSLDSLKRRGLMVCVGTASGTIEPFDPQILAIKGSLFLTRPALADYIADPAEKAALAGELFGHVGSGRIKIEINQHYALQDAVQAHRDLESRKTTGSSIFVI
- a CDS encoding phosphotransferase family protein; protein product: MPSSHFAQQSSARIDVSDAHEVLSAYLQERLHGQPVRITHSERLSGGAIQENWLIKAEVAGVPQRWVLRTDAASAVAASMSREQEFAVLSAAHHVGVKVPKPLWLCQTPQVIGRDFFIMQALAGHAGGHRLTSSQGGPEGNPGLCRALGANLARLHQLRPPQAALAFLPAPVADAVQASVDQYRLFLDALPGSHPIIEWGLRWCELNKPAPLASCLIHRDYRTGNYMVEGGELCGVLDWEFAGWGDPREDLGWFTARCWRFTRPDLAAGGIGRLDDLLAGYRSVSPLDLDKETLRFWQVMAHLRWAVIALQQAERHASGQQRSLELVLTGRMVSELEQELLLLTQGGRA
- a CDS encoding acyl-CoA dehydrogenase family protein, with amino-acid sequence MHFALSAELTALQAKVRQFVADVVIPLERDPRQTLHGPSPELRQVLIERAREHGLLTPHASREMGGLGLSHIEKAIIFEEAGYSPLGPVALNIHAPDEGNIHLMEQVATPAQKDRWLKPLVQGRIRSCFAMTEPSPGAGSDPSMLTTQAVRDGDDYVINGQKWFITGAEGAQVAIIMARMEDGNATMFLTDTDRPGFILERMMDSLDSCFAGGHAVLRFDNLRIPASDVLGEVGKGFRYAQVRLAPARLTHCMRWLGQARRAHDEACHYASHRVSFGKPLGEHQGVGFMLADNEMDLHTTRLSIWHCAWVLDQGERGNFESSMAKVLSSEAIWRVIDRCVQVLGGQGVTGESIVERIFRDARSFRIYDGPNEVHRMSLAKKILARTAPGVAG
- a CDS encoding DUF6285 domain-containing protein, yielding MNQPDAQDLLLTARDAVLRQLLPALPAHLHYEARMVASALLIASREAAQGAACADIERQAMAGLLQGQASLEQARSELAQHIRQGAYDQAGEPRARLMAALRTINRAQLSITNPKVLAHD
- a CDS encoding histidine phosphatase family protein; this translates as MTEQPAQPVRRRRCYLVRHGHVDYFDASGRPLDPRSVALSAKGVAQAQALGQVLAHTPFDRAVCSDYPRTRQTLDQLLGGRVQPVEERAGFREIRAGRLREIPREYLHREVAHAYQLADRPDAAFLRGEPWAAFRQRVLGSFQQLLEAPDWNALLLVSHDAVNRILLAWACGAGLGALAAFEQDPACLNIVDIDMAGPQVLRAYIRTLNYSAYDPAKATIDQTVMEHVHASIDPRRLLA